Within Carassius carassius chromosome 8, fCarCar2.1, whole genome shotgun sequence, the genomic segment TTGAGCCATTAAATAAGATCAAGATATATGTAAATAACCACATTAATAATATATAGAGCTTTTAACGCGACTGTAGTAACTATtcattattgtatatatttatttatttttgctctatTACTAGTATAAGCGTTTCTTTTCAAGTGAACGCAAAATAACCTCATATCAGTCATAATAACTGACCGCAGATCAGTGAATGCTAAGAAAGTGAGCTTACAAACTAAACACTCGTACTAAAGCAAAAATGCCGCTGGTAACTGTTGTTTCATAAgcaattgtgttttatttatttaaactcaaCAGACTGGTTTAGTTAACGTTACTCGTGAATAAGTACAGAATCAAAAACCCGTTACAACACCCGTCCACAGTATTAGCATCAAATAAACGGACACATATACAACCAAACGCTGCAGAAGAGCCTCCGCGTTTAACCTCGTCAGACATCTAGAGACGCTTTCGTATCCATCCGGAACACATATTGACTCAGTCAGAGCATTGTCTTTGCTCattctgataaataaataaacatagtgATCTTACTTCAGCTCAGGGCCGCTCCTCACTCGGGACTTCCGGTCTGATGCACTTTGTACTTCCGCTAAGGGGCAGAGCCTTCAAGAGCACGTGATGGCACGGGACCCCACCAGAATGCAAGTAACTGAACtctaaactcaaaaaaaaaaaaaaaaactctacactttcttaatatgtatataaataaccctcttattttatttcatttatttgttatgtACCAttgatatttcattattattaaccTCTGTGTGTTCAGTTTTACACAGTACTCAAGCACTAATaaacgaaaaaacaaaaaaaaggtgtAAGTTTTTGACTGtcctaaacaataaaaataccataatttgtttgcagatatttaagaaacaaaatatatggttatacattatattattattttccatttaatttatgATAAATGAATCCGGTCGCAATCCACTAACATATTTCTTTCctaattttagatttattttattttttaagttaatttgattaactgttcATGTTTACTTCATTTGGATATGTTGGATGTACAGAGCTAAATGGAAACAAATATGcaatgctttaaaatgttttaatgttttttatatatacattttattttattttatttgtttttattgcgTTTACAAAGCTGCATGAATAAAAACGTGTAaggcataaaaaatatttttggttaatggaaaatatttttatttgataacttttgtttaattttgctGTTTATCttatttggatttgttggatGCATAAAGATACAAATATATAGGTGCTAAtgctttaatttttagttttaatatttttcttaaaaaaaaaaaacaagacatggCTGTTTAAACCAGAActgtagttatttattttactaaacttaTGATGTACTATACACTTTTCTCATCAAACACACCAGAGTTAATTTCATTCATAAACATCTACAAATCACATACACGCATAAACTgcgttcttaaaaaaaaaaaaaaaaactaatgttacTATTTTTAATTCACCCTCAGTTACCTTAATACTGGGTTCTTTGTGATATAAACAAATAGTATGTGATCAGAGGAGAGCACATGTTCTCAGTCCATCTCTTCATACTGATAAACTGGCTCTGGGAGGAAACATGTCCCGCTACAGGTGACCCCGTCCCAGGACTCGGGGGGCTGGAAGAAACACCCCATCAGAGCACTGTACAGCTCCTCACTGCGCTCCATAAACCTCTCATTGGCCTCCATCACATTTATCTCACAGTCCGGATCTGCAACCCAGAGAGAAACACATCATTTAGTGGAATCAAGGCTTTTATATAGTGTGAAGTGAAAATATGGCGTCTGATCTAATATGCAAATAAAACCTACACTCTAGGCCATCATCTTCAACCATCTCTTCaacctgcaataaaaaaaaaaataatataaaatgtatttgtacacTGAGGCAAAGGATACTGGATATACTTTATGCCGACTGATAAAGAATCCCCTTCACCTGTGCGATGCTCTGTGAAGGATCAGTGGAGCTGTAATCATAGCTCCAGTCATATGTGGACTGTGGGTAATAATACTGGTTCAGATACAAGTTATGGCTGTTGTAGCTTTCTGCATGGAACTGACAATTTGGGTTCTCGGGCTCGGACTCTTTCTTATTCCTTGAGGATGGAAGGATTAGACATTATCAATGTCACATTTTTGTGATCATACTGTAAGCATTGGTCAAACAGTACTGAAGGTCAGTGATTTGTGTAAAAAACAGTGCCTCGCTACTCTTTACACAGTCATACACACAGACCGCTCAAAGGTTTGAGCTCAGTTTCTGAATGTGTCTGTAAGATCCTCATCAAGactatatcttaaaatataatttattactatatgatcaaagctgaattttcagcatcattcctccagtcttcagtgtcacatgatccttcagaaatcagtataatatgctgatttgctgctcaagaaacatttctgattaagtTAAAAACAGATATTATTATTGAAAGTGTGGTacgttaaaaaaaaacagcacatatttgaaatagaagtcttttTAACATCATAAATGCCTGTCGATCTTTCATCGATTTATTGTGTCctttcagaataagagtccaacatctttaaacagtagtgtatttgtATCGAAAGCACAGTTAGAGTCAAGAATAAAGCGAGAGGAATGCAACCACACTGTTGTGAACGTCTCATCGTTTCCTCTCCTCACAAACACTCACAGTTTCTTCGTAGCCAGACTGAGGCGTAAAGGTTTCCTCCCGAGTCCCGAAACACCCTGGAGTTCAGCCAGAGCCCGCTTCTGCTCCCTCTCGCTCTCGAAGCTCACGAAGCCACAGCACCTACAGAACAGACAACAGCAATGCACTGAAATCACAGGGAAACCTTCCCACGGGAACTCTTTCATGAATCCTCACTTGGAGTATCCACTGCCGTCCAGAACGATCTTCCCACTGCAGCAGGAGGAAAAATGATAATGAAAGAACTCATACAACATGCCATCATCCACGTCTGGGCTGAGGTCCGAGACGAAGAGGGAGAAAGTCGAGCTGGAGGGAACCGCAGTGACATTTGGagggtaaataaagaaaaacgtgTAATTATGAAACAAAGTGACACAGTTGTGCTAGACCagtgtgaaataaaaaaatatattctgaacCCCGTGTGGATTTACACAAACTGAGAAAGTCAAAATGTATTTAGTTGTGGCCCGCTCTGCCTTACAACAGTCAAGAATAGAGTAACTAGATACTACTAAACCCAAAGTTAAAACAAGGGTGATGTAAATACATTGCAACATGACACCCTTTCATTCTTTTGCTTTGGATTTGCAAAGAATCTTAAAAAAGCAACGTTTTAGAAATCCAATCCTTATACTACAATTAAACCCTGAGTTTAAAAGCATGTCAGAATTAATTCCGGCATCGTAGGTTTCCTACAGCTGAATGTGTCCTCCATACAAATACAGTCTTGCGATGATATATTAAGCTTCACTTCTTCTTTCTATCCACACAGGAAGTTCTCTGAATAGTTGGCTGCCTGAGGAACTAGATTGCAGCAGTCATTTCAAATGCAACTTTAacccattaagaaaaataaatgcatttcttaccAGCTGTCACCTTGTTTGCTGTAAGTGGCACGACTCAACTTGAACCTCTTAGGCTGTAACATCACATCATAACGAAAAGTTTACTGCATGACATTTGACATATGAACTGGTGGACACTTCAAGCGAGCATGACTTGTGAATAATTACAGGAGTGGCGAAAGGCAAAGGTTTCCCGTTCACTTTCCGGAGACATCTCTCTACTGAGGTTTCATCCATCAGCTCCACGAAGCCATAGCCTGCATTTTGCCTGAAGAGATCAACAACCTAACACTTGATgatgacagatagacagatagatagatagatagatagatagatagatagatagatagatagatagatagatagatagatagatagatagatagatacttcaCCCTGTTATTTTGTCTCGGATCAGTCTGACTTTCAGCACTGTTTCTCCCATTTGAGCAAAAGCTCTGAGGATAAACTCTTCATCCATGTAGGGCTccagctaacacacacacacacacacacacacacacacagcatgtttATCAGTGTACACTCTTTAAACATGTCTTTTCTGTCGGCTGAACTCACGTTGCCCATCCAGAGGCTG encodes:
- the trnau1apa gene encoding tRNA selenocysteine 1-associated protein 1, translating into MNSLWMGNLEPYMDEEFILRAFAQMGETVLKVRLIRDKITGQNAGYGFVELMDETSVERCLRKVNGKPLPFATPPKRFKLSRATYSKQGDSCSTFSLFVSDLSPDVDDGMLYEFFHYHFSSCCSGKIVLDGSGYSKCCGFVSFESEREQKRALAELQGVSGLGRKPLRLSLATKKLNKKESEPENPNCQFHAESYNSHNLYLNQYYYPQSTYDWSYDYSSTDPSQSIAQVEEMVEDDGLEYPDCEINVMEANERFMERSEELYSALMGCFFQPPESWDGVTCSGTCFLPEPVYQYEEMD